A single window of Streptomyces sudanensis DNA harbors:
- a CDS encoding SsgA family sporulation/cell division regulator: MRESVQAEVLMSFIVSEELSFRIPVELGYETRDPFAVRMTFHLPGDAPVTWTFGRELLVDGINDATGDGDVRIEPSETEELSDVHIRLRVGADQALFRASAPPLVAFLDRTDKLVPLGQECSLGDFDEGLDEVLGRILADENAG, from the coding sequence ATGCGCGAGTCGGTTCAGGCCGAGGTCCTGATGAGCTTCATCGTCTCGGAGGAGCTCTCCTTCAGGATCCCGGTCGAACTCGGGTATGAGACCAGGGACCCCTTCGCGGTCCGGATGACGTTCCACCTGCCCGGCGACGCACCGGTGACCTGGACCTTCGGGCGTGAACTGCTCGTCGACGGGATCAACGACGCCACCGGTGACGGGGATGTACGGATCGAGCCGTCCGAGACCGAGGAGCTCTCCGACGTCCACATCCGACTGCGCGTCGGCGCTGACCAGGCCCTGTTCCGGGCCAGTGCGCCGCCTCTCGTCGCCTTCCTCGACCGCACCGACAAACTGGTGCCCCTGGGGCAGGAGTGCTCGCTCGGTGACTTCGACGAGGGCCTGGACGAGGTGCTCGGCCGCATCCTCGCCGACGAGAACGCCGGCTGA
- a CDS encoding cystathionine gamma-lyase, which translates to MGTAPGWGDGTRAVRAGLPEPLKHEPTLPGPVFAAHFHLPGEPVGPYTYGRDENPTWTLLERAIGELEAPEGGPVETVVFASGMAAISSVLFSRLSAGDAVVLPADGYQALPLVREQLESYGIEVRTAPTGGDAQLSVLDGAKLLWLETPSNPGLDVCDIRRMVTAAHAAGALVAVDNTLATPLGQRPLSLGADFSVASDTKGTTGHGDLLLGHVTCRDADLATGVRRWRKIVGAIPGPMEAWLAHRSLATLQLRVDRQCANALALAEALAARDDVTGLRYPGLPGDPSYEVAAGQMRRFGSVVSFVLADQQHAERFLGALRLVDEATSFGGVRSAAERRGRWGGDAVAPGFIRFSVGAEDSDDLVADVLNALDEASGLG; encoded by the coding sequence ATGGGAACGGCGCCCGGCTGGGGGGACGGGACCCGTGCCGTGCGGGCCGGGCTGCCGGAGCCCCTCAAGCACGAGCCGACCCTGCCGGGACCGGTCTTCGCCGCCCACTTCCACCTACCGGGCGAGCCCGTCGGTCCGTACACGTACGGGCGTGACGAGAACCCGACGTGGACGCTGCTGGAGCGTGCCATCGGCGAACTGGAGGCACCGGAGGGAGGCCCGGTGGAGACCGTCGTCTTCGCCTCCGGCATGGCCGCAATCTCCTCGGTGCTGTTCTCCCGGCTCTCAGCCGGTGACGCCGTGGTCCTTCCGGCGGACGGCTACCAGGCCCTGCCCCTGGTGCGCGAACAGTTGGAGTCCTACGGAATCGAGGTGCGCACCGCGCCGACGGGTGGTGACGCGCAGCTTTCCGTCCTGGACGGTGCGAAGCTGCTCTGGCTGGAAACCCCCTCCAATCCCGGTCTCGACGTGTGCGACATCAGGCGGATGGTGACGGCGGCCCACGCCGCCGGCGCCCTGGTCGCCGTGGACAACACCCTCGCCACCCCCCTGGGGCAGCGCCCCCTGTCGCTCGGTGCGGACTTCTCGGTGGCCAGCGACACCAAGGGCACGACCGGACACGGTGACCTCCTGCTCGGCCATGTCACCTGCCGCGACGCCGACCTCGCCACCGGCGTACGGCGCTGGAGGAAGATCGTCGGGGCGATTCCGGGCCCGATGGAGGCATGGCTCGCCCACCGCTCCCTCGCCACTCTCCAGTTGAGGGTCGACCGGCAGTGCGCCAATGCGCTGGCCCTGGCCGAGGCGCTGGCGGCACGCGACGACGTGACGGGCCTGCGCTACCCGGGCCTTCCGGGCGACCCCTCGTACGAGGTGGCAGCCGGGCAGATGCGCCGCTTCGGTTCGGTGGTGTCCTTCGTCCTAGCCGACCAGCAGCACGCGGAGCGGTTCCTGGGAGCGCTGCGGCTGGTGGACGAGGCGACCAGCTTCGGTGGCGTGCGGTCGGCTGCCGAGCGGCGCGGCCGATGGGGCGGCGACGCCGTGGCACCGGGCTTCATCCGCTTCTCGGTCGGCGCCGAGGATTCCGACGACCTCGTCGCGGACGTGCTGAACGCGCTGGACGAAGCGTCCGGGCTCGGCTGA
- the hisC gene encoding histidinol-phosphate transaminase — protein sequence MSERSPKLRAVLDNIPTYKPGKPAAAEGRVAYKLSSNENPYPPLPGVMEKALAAAANLNRYPDMACTVLMNELSERFGVPVTHLATGTGSVGIAQSLVQSTAGPGDEVIFAWRSFEAYPIITQIAGATPVMVPLTEGCVHDLEAMADAITERTRLIFVCNPNNPTGTVVHRAELERFLDRVPSDVLVVIDEAYIEFIRDEEVPNGIELYRSRPNVAVLRTFSKAYGLAGMRIGFAIAHEPVAAALRKTAVPFGVSQVAQDAAVASLRAEDELQGRVGSLVCERARVAEALAAQGWQLPVTQANFVWLPLGELSLDFAAACEEAGVVVRPFPSDGVRVTIGETEGNDIFLRVAEEFRKERF from the coding sequence GTGAGCGAGAGAAGTCCCAAGCTGCGCGCTGTGCTGGACAACATCCCCACCTACAAGCCGGGGAAGCCGGCCGCCGCCGAGGGCCGCGTTGCCTACAAGCTGTCCTCCAACGAGAACCCGTACCCGCCGCTCCCGGGCGTCATGGAGAAGGCGCTGGCCGCGGCGGCGAACCTCAACCGCTACCCGGACATGGCGTGCACGGTCCTGATGAACGAGCTGTCCGAGCGCTTCGGGGTGCCGGTGACGCACCTGGCGACCGGTACGGGCTCCGTCGGGATCGCCCAGTCGCTGGTCCAGTCCACGGCGGGCCCGGGTGACGAGGTGATATTCGCCTGGCGGTCCTTCGAGGCGTACCCCATCATCACGCAGATCGCGGGGGCCACGCCGGTCATGGTCCCCCTCACCGAAGGGTGCGTACACGACCTGGAGGCGATGGCCGACGCGATCACCGAGCGGACGCGCCTGATCTTCGTCTGCAATCCCAACAACCCCACCGGAACGGTGGTGCACCGGGCCGAACTGGAGCGGTTCCTGGACCGGGTGCCGTCGGACGTCCTGGTCGTGATCGACGAGGCGTACATCGAGTTCATCCGGGACGAGGAGGTGCCCAACGGCATCGAGCTGTACCGGAGCCGGCCGAACGTGGCGGTGCTGCGGACCTTCTCCAAGGCGTACGGCCTCGCCGGAATGCGCATCGGGTTCGCGATCGCCCACGAGCCGGTGGCGGCCGCCCTGCGGAAGACGGCCGTCCCGTTCGGTGTCTCGCAGGTCGCGCAGGACGCGGCGGTGGCCTCCCTGCGCGCCGAGGACGAGCTGCAGGGCCGGGTCGGTTCGCTGGTGTGCGAGCGTGCGCGGGTGGCCGAGGCGCTGGCGGCCCAGGGATGGCAGCTTCCGGTGACGCAGGCCAACTTCGTGTGGCTGCCGCTCGGCGAGCTCTCCCTCGACTTCGCCGCCGCCTGCGAGGAGGCGGGAGTGGTCGTGCGGCCGTTCCCGTCCGACGGCGTCCGGGTCACCATCGGCGAGACCGAGGGGAACGACATCTTCCTGCGGGTGGCCGAGGAGTTCCGCAAGGAGAGGTTCTGA
- the thiC gene encoding phosphomethylpyrimidine synthase ThiC translates to MTVQDARTPASGTEESGKSIGWHKGYVEGSRPDIRVPVRKVHLTNGRDVTLYDTSGPYTDPNVETDVRRGLPPLRESWIAARGDTEEYVGRPVRPEDDGIKHASSREGLRNLDAVFPGRARQPRRGRDGRAVTQLAYARRGEITSEMEFVAVRENVSPEVVREEIAAGRAVLPANVNHPEIEPMIIGKRFLVKVNANIGNSAVTSSIEEEVEKMTWATRWGADTVMDLSTGRNIHTTREWVLRNSPVPIGTVPLYQALEKVDGKAEELTWEIYKDTVIEQAEQGVDYMTVHAGVLLRYVPLTARRKTGIVSRGGSIMAAWCLAHHKESFLYENFEELCEILAAYDVTFSLGDGLRPGSIADANDEAQFAELRTLGELNRIAKAHGVQTMIEGPGHVPMHKIKENIDLQQEICEEAPFYTLGPLTTDIAPAYDHITSGIGAAMIAWWGTAMLCYVTPKEHLGLPNRDDVKTGVITYKIAAHAADLAKGHPGAQEWDDALSDARFEFRWEDQFNLALDPDTAREFHDETLPAEPAKTAHFCSMCGPKFCSMRISQDIRREHGGELGQEEIEAGMAEKSKEFAEAGNRVYLPLAD, encoded by the coding sequence ATGACCGTTCAGGACGCACGCACGCCTGCCTCCGGCACCGAGGAGAGCGGGAAGTCCATCGGCTGGCACAAGGGGTACGTCGAGGGCTCGCGCCCCGACATCCGCGTGCCGGTCCGGAAGGTGCACCTCACCAACGGCCGGGACGTCACGTTGTACGACACGTCCGGGCCGTACACCGATCCGAACGTCGAAACCGATGTACGCCGCGGTCTCCCACCCCTCCGGGAGAGCTGGATCGCCGCGCGCGGCGACACCGAGGAGTACGTGGGCCGTCCCGTCCGTCCGGAGGACGACGGCATCAAGCACGCCTCGTCGCGAGAGGGCCTGCGCAACCTCGACGCCGTCTTCCCGGGCCGGGCACGTCAGCCGCGGCGCGGACGGGACGGGCGGGCGGTGACGCAGCTCGCATACGCCCGCCGGGGCGAGATCACGTCGGAGATGGAGTTCGTCGCGGTCCGCGAGAACGTGTCGCCGGAGGTCGTACGGGAGGAGATCGCGGCGGGCCGTGCCGTACTGCCCGCCAACGTCAACCACCCGGAGATCGAGCCGATGATCATCGGTAAGCGATTCCTGGTGAAGGTCAACGCGAACATCGGCAACTCCGCTGTCACCTCCTCCATCGAGGAGGAGGTGGAGAAGATGACCTGGGCGACCCGCTGGGGTGCCGACACGGTCATGGACCTCTCCACCGGCCGCAACATCCACACCACGCGCGAGTGGGTGCTGCGGAACTCCCCCGTGCCGATCGGCACCGTGCCGCTCTACCAGGCGCTGGAGAAGGTCGACGGCAAGGCCGAGGAGCTGACCTGGGAGATCTACAAGGACACCGTCATCGAGCAGGCCGAGCAGGGCGTGGACTACATGACCGTCCACGCGGGCGTGCTGCTGCGGTACGTGCCCCTGACGGCCCGCCGCAAGACCGGCATCGTCTCGCGTGGCGGCTCGATCATGGCCGCGTGGTGCCTGGCGCACCACAAGGAGTCGTTCCTGTACGAGAACTTCGAGGAGCTCTGCGAGATCCTCGCCGCGTACGACGTGACGTTCTCGCTCGGTGACGGTCTGCGGCCCGGTTCCATCGCCGACGCCAACGACGAGGCGCAGTTCGCGGAGTTGCGCACACTCGGCGAGCTCAACCGGATCGCCAAGGCACACGGTGTCCAGACCATGATCGAAGGTCCGGGCCATGTCCCGATGCACAAGATCAAGGAGAACATCGACCTTCAGCAGGAGATCTGCGAGGAGGCGCCGTTCTACACGCTCGGCCCGCTGACCACGGACATCGCGCCGGCGTACGACCACATCACCTCCGGTATCGGTGCGGCGATGATCGCCTGGTGGGGCACCGCGATGCTCTGCTACGTCACGCCCAAGGAGCACTTGGGCCTGCCCAACCGCGACGACGTGAAGACCGGTGTCATCACGTACAAAATCGCGGCGCACGCGGCGGACCTCGCCAAGGGGCACCCCGGCGCTCAGGAGTGGGACGACGCGCTGTCGGACGCGCGCTTCGAGTTCCGCTGGGAGGACCAGTTCAACCTGGCCCTGGACCCCGACACGGCGCGTGAGTTCCACGACGAGACGCTGCCGGCGGAACCCGCGAAGACCGCGCACTTCTGCTCGATGTGCGGACCGAAGTTCTGCTCGATGCGGATCTCGCAGGACATCCGGCGGGAGCACGGCGGCGAGCTCGGGCAGGAGGAGATCGAGGCCGGGATGGCGGAGAAGTCCAAGGAGTTCGCCGAGGCGGGCAACCGCGTCTACCTGCCGCTGGCGGACTGA
- a CDS encoding YibE/F family protein has product MTSSHQHPENGSGHHPDPEALAHVHAHAHGPAEPVSKHLRKVIAAVLIPFATAVLVGLAVLWPGGAPAHERTGVGFDRQTETGEVVRVERIDCKDVNAAQVPPTGDTSTPQGREAINAQQGQCKRATIEVTSGQDKGRQFVEIVQPDAPRQLEQGQGVVVAYAPDAPEDLQYSVTDVDRKFPLLLLSAVFALAVVAVGRLRGVMALIALGTSFVFLTFFVLPAILQGSNPLVVAVVGSSAIMLIALYLSHGLSARTSVAVLGTLISLLIIGLLGSLFIGWARLTGNTDDYTGLIHGLYPNIDMSGLLLAGVIIGSLGVLDDVTVTQTSAVWELHRADPAMGPRALYRAGIRIGRDHIASVVNTLVLAYAGAALPLLLLFSIAQSSVGTVANSELVAQEIVRTLVGSIGLVASVPVTTGLAALVVSADRPSGASSPVRTGRGRRRKK; this is encoded by the coding sequence GTGACTTCCTCGCATCAGCACCCGGAAAACGGGTCGGGACACCATCCGGATCCCGAAGCGCTCGCTCATGTCCACGCGCACGCCCACGGACCGGCCGAACCCGTCTCCAAGCATCTGCGCAAGGTCATCGCCGCAGTGCTGATCCCCTTCGCCACGGCGGTACTCGTCGGCCTCGCGGTGCTGTGGCCGGGCGGCGCCCCGGCGCACGAACGCACCGGCGTCGGGTTCGACCGGCAGACCGAGACGGGTGAGGTGGTCCGCGTCGAGCGGATCGACTGTAAGGACGTGAACGCCGCCCAGGTACCACCGACCGGTGACACCAGCACACCGCAGGGCCGGGAAGCGATCAACGCCCAACAGGGGCAGTGCAAGCGCGCGACCATCGAGGTGACCAGCGGCCAGGACAAGGGGCGGCAGTTCGTCGAGATCGTCCAGCCCGATGCGCCAAGGCAGTTGGAGCAGGGCCAGGGCGTGGTCGTGGCGTACGCACCGGATGCCCCGGAGGACCTCCAGTACTCGGTGACGGACGTCGACCGGAAGTTCCCGTTGCTCCTGCTGTCGGCGGTCTTCGCTCTGGCGGTGGTGGCGGTGGGCCGGCTGCGTGGTGTCATGGCGCTGATCGCCCTCGGGACCAGCTTCGTCTTTCTGACCTTCTTCGTCCTGCCGGCGATCCTCCAGGGGTCGAACCCGCTGGTCGTCGCCGTGGTCGGTTCGAGCGCGATCATGCTCATCGCGCTGTACCTGAGTCATGGGTTGAGCGCCCGCACCTCGGTCGCGGTGCTCGGCACACTGATCTCGCTGCTGATCATCGGCCTGCTCGGCTCGCTGTTCATCGGCTGGGCCCGGCTCACCGGCAACACGGACGACTACACGGGCCTGATCCACGGGCTGTACCCGAACATCGACATGTCCGGTCTGCTGCTCGCCGGCGTCATCATCGGTTCGCTCGGCGTGCTCGACGACGTGACGGTCACTCAGACGTCGGCGGTGTGGGAGCTGCACCGAGCGGATCCTGCGATGGGGCCGCGCGCACTGTACCGGGCGGGCATCCGGATCGGACGGGACCACATCGCCTCGGTGGTGAACACCCTGGTGCTGGCGTATGCGGGCGCGGCGCTTCCCCTGCTCCTGCTGTTCTCGATCGCTCAGAGCAGTGTGGGAACAGTGGCCAACAGCGAGCTGGTCGCCCAGGAGATCGTCCGCACGCTGGTCGGTTCGATCGGCCTGGTGGCATCGGTGCCCGTGACGACAGGTCTGGCGGCCCTGGTGGTCTCGGCCGACCGGCCGTCCGGGGCATCGTCCCCGGTACGTACGGGCCGGGGGCGGCGCCGCAAGAAGTAA
- a CDS encoding LysR family transcriptional regulator: protein MDLSLLRTFVTVCRAGSFTRAAALLGLSQPAVTSQIRSLEKQLGRPLFLRQARGVTPTTVGEELAHRAAPHLDALVEIAETGPYGRVGTRTLHLAGPPEIVSLRALPALTPLTTEGLTLRTSLSTVSEENLDGLAAGRHDLVVSTTRPGGGLTATPLCDEEHVLVAAPCWAARLAPDALREGPAVLDRWPVIEVHESLPFVARYWSAVFESRPAASATVIVPDLRAALESAASGAGLTVLPRYLCEEALGNGRLVALLDPPVPPLRTYFLVARAGTLVLPHIAKAQETLLRAATEW from the coding sequence ATGGATCTGAGTCTGCTGCGGACTTTTGTCACGGTGTGCCGAGCCGGGTCCTTCACTCGCGCCGCTGCCCTTCTCGGCCTCTCCCAACCCGCTGTGACCAGCCAGATTCGCAGTCTGGAGAAACAGCTCGGCCGACCGCTGTTCCTACGGCAGGCCCGTGGTGTCACTCCCACGACGGTCGGTGAGGAGCTCGCCCACCGGGCCGCCCCCCACCTGGACGCGCTTGTGGAGATCGCCGAGACCGGACCGTACGGACGGGTCGGAACCCGGACCCTTCACCTCGCCGGACCGCCCGAGATCGTCTCGCTTCGAGCATTACCCGCCCTGACACCCCTCACAACCGAGGGCCTCACCCTGCGGACCTCCCTGTCCACCGTCTCCGAGGAGAACCTCGACGGACTGGCCGCCGGCCGCCACGACCTGGTCGTCTCCACGACACGGCCGGGAGGCGGACTGACGGCGACACCTCTGTGCGACGAGGAGCACGTGTTGGTGGCCGCGCCGTGCTGGGCCGCTCGGCTGGCGCCGGACGCGCTGCGGGAAGGACCCGCAGTACTGGACCGGTGGCCGGTGATCGAGGTGCACGAGTCGCTGCCGTTCGTGGCCCGATACTGGTCCGCCGTCTTCGAATCGCGCCCTGCCGCTTCCGCAACGGTCATCGTGCCCGACCTTCGGGCCGCCCTGGAGAGCGCCGCCTCGGGCGCGGGCCTCACAGTTCTCCCGCGTTACCTATGCGAGGAGGCTCTGGGGAACGGTCGCCTCGTCGCGCTGCTGGACCCGCCGGTCCCACCCCTCAGGACGTACTTCCTCGTCGCCCGTGCCGGGACACTGGTCCTGCCCCACATCGCCAAGGCCCAGGAGACGCTGCTGCGAGCAGCGACCGAATGGTGA
- a CDS encoding metallophosphoesterase yields MVEGSMTQGAGQGPVVRTATLRDFRVPPYAQVPVQGHSEHQPPQATQPPHPGNALPDDGGHPDGYTPTERDLPVINRGDTLQVSVTTPPEPVAGPLVGQGAGPGPLYVVGDVHGYLDELLVSLREQGLVDEDGHWTAGNARLWFLGDFTDRGPDGIGVIDLVMRLSAEAAAAGGYCKALMGNHELLLLGAKRFGDTPVDSGAGTATFQAAWLLNGGQKSDMDRLQDVHVQWMSRLDAIVEQDGHLLLHSDTTAYLEYGETIEDVNDTVHEILTRNDADECWDLFRKFTKRFAFRDEGGANAVRELLATYGGERIVHGHSPIPYLLGEVGTEDADGESTGPVVRGPHVYADGLAIAMDGGVTMAGKLLVQQLPLPH; encoded by the coding sequence GTGGTGGAGGGGTCGATGACTCAGGGGGCCGGTCAGGGACCCGTGGTGCGGACGGCGACGTTGCGCGACTTCCGCGTGCCGCCGTACGCCCAGGTGCCCGTGCAGGGTCACTCCGAACACCAGCCGCCCCAGGCGACGCAGCCGCCGCACCCGGGCAACGCCCTTCCCGACGACGGCGGACACCCGGACGGCTACACGCCGACCGAACGCGACCTGCCCGTCATCAACCGGGGGGACACGCTCCAGGTCTCCGTCACCACGCCGCCCGAGCCGGTGGCCGGTCCGCTCGTCGGCCAGGGTGCCGGTCCGGGCCCGCTGTACGTCGTGGGCGACGTCCACGGCTACCTCGACGAACTCCTCGTCTCCCTGCGCGAACAGGGTCTCGTCGACGAAGACGGCCACTGGACGGCCGGCAACGCCCGCCTGTGGTTCCTCGGCGACTTCACGGACCGCGGTCCGGACGGCATCGGCGTCATCGACCTCGTGATGCGGCTGTCCGCGGAGGCGGCGGCCGCTGGCGGCTACTGCAAGGCCCTGATGGGCAACCACGAGCTGCTGCTGCTCGGCGCGAAGCGGTTCGGCGACACACCGGTGGACTCCGGGGCCGGGACCGCCACCTTCCAGGCCGCCTGGCTGCTCAACGGCGGCCAGAAGAGCGACATGGACCGCCTCCAGGACGTCCACGTCCAGTGGATGTCCCGCCTCGACGCGATCGTCGAGCAGGACGGCCATCTGCTGCTGCACTCCGACACCACGGCGTACCTGGAGTACGGCGAGACCATCGAGGACGTGAACGACACCGTCCACGAGATCCTCACCCGCAACGACGCCGACGAGTGCTGGGACCTCTTCCGCAAGTTCACCAAGCGGTTCGCGTTCCGCGACGAGGGCGGCGCCAACGCCGTGCGCGAGCTGCTCGCGACGTACGGCGGGGAGCGCATCGTCCACGGCCACAGCCCCATCCCGTACCTGCTCGGCGAGGTCGGGACCGAGGACGCGGACGGTGAGAGCACGGGCCCCGTGGTCAGGGGTCCGCACGTGTACGCGGACGGCCTCGCCATCGCCATGGACGGTGGCGTGACCATGGCCGGAAAACTGCTCGTCCAGCAACTGCCGCTGCCTCACTGA
- a CDS encoding phage holin family protein — translation MMNFVVKTLANAGALAAAIWLLQDITLTGEGTGRKALTLLLVALVFGVVNFLVKPLVKLLTLPLFVLTLGLFTLVVNALMLMLTSWLAERMDLGFHVEGFWTAVLGGLIISVVSWALNVVLPDGRD, via the coding sequence ATGATGAATTTCGTAGTCAAGACGCTCGCGAACGCGGGCGCTCTGGCGGCGGCGATCTGGCTGCTGCAGGACATCACACTCACCGGGGAAGGCACCGGCCGCAAGGCGTTGACGCTGCTCCTCGTCGCCCTCGTCTTCGGTGTGGTCAACTTCCTCGTCAAGCCTCTCGTGAAGTTGCTCACCCTGCCGCTGTTCGTCCTCACACTCGGCCTGTTCACCCTGGTGGTGAACGCGCTGATGCTGATGCTGACCTCGTGGCTCGCGGAGAGGATGGACCTCGGCTTCCACGTGGAGGGCTTCTGGACCGCCGTCCTGGGCGGCCTGATCATCTCGGTCGTGTCGTGGGCCCTGAACGTCGTCCTCCCGGACGGGCGCGACTGA
- a CDS encoding LacI family DNA-binding transcriptional regulator, translating to MTAAGKHQVSRAQSRGNRQGRAGIRDVAAAAGVSITTVSDALNGKGRLPDTTRRHVREVADRLGYRPSAAARTLRTGKSGLIGLTVTTYGDEPFTFTEFAYFAEMVRAATSAALARGYALVILPATSRRSPADVWSNVALDGTVVVAPSDHDPVVAELVRQGLPVVSDGRPADSLPVTAWVDNDHEAAVLGLLDHLAEAGARRVGLLTGTTTDTYTRLSTTAYLNWCERVGQEPVYEAYPAHDPGAGAVAANRLLARPDRPDAVYGLFDPNGTDLLAAARRHGLRVPDDLLLVCCSESTVYAATEPPVTTLSLKPRHIGTAVVQLLIDAIEGVEHDRPIGHVIPTELIVRMSSQRRPPRTTVNPPRRPRQE from the coding sequence ATGACAGCAGCAGGGAAGCACCAGGTGAGCCGGGCACAGTCCCGGGGGAACCGGCAGGGGCGCGCGGGCATCCGGGACGTGGCCGCCGCGGCCGGCGTCTCCATCACGACCGTCTCCGACGCGCTCAACGGCAAGGGCCGGCTCCCGGACACCACCCGCCGCCACGTCCGCGAGGTGGCTGACCGGCTGGGCTACCGCCCTTCCGCGGCCGCCCGCACCCTCCGTACCGGCAAGTCGGGCCTCATCGGCCTGACGGTGACGACCTACGGGGATGAACCTTTCACCTTCACCGAGTTCGCCTACTTCGCCGAGATGGTCAGGGCGGCCACCTCCGCCGCGCTCGCCCGTGGCTACGCCCTCGTCATCCTGCCCGCTACCTCGCGCCGCAGCCCGGCCGACGTCTGGTCGAACGTGGCCCTCGACGGCACGGTCGTCGTCGCCCCGTCCGACCACGACCCCGTCGTCGCCGAACTCGTCCGGCAGGGTCTGCCCGTCGTCTCGGACGGCCGGCCCGCCGACTCGCTCCCGGTGACCGCCTGGGTCGACAACGACCACGAGGCCGCCGTCCTCGGCCTCCTCGACCACCTCGCCGAGGCCGGCGCCCGCCGCGTCGGCCTGCTCACCGGCACCACCACCGACACGTACACGCGGCTGTCCACCACCGCGTACCTCAACTGGTGCGAGCGTGTCGGCCAGGAGCCCGTGTACGAGGCGTACCCGGCGCACGACCCGGGTGCCGGCGCCGTCGCCGCGAACCGGTTGCTGGCCCGCCCCGACCGCCCCGACGCCGTCTACGGGCTGTTCGACCCGAACGGCACCGACCTGCTCGCCGCGGCACGGCGCCACGGGCTGCGCGTCCCCGACGACCTGCTGCTCGTCTGCTGCAGCGAGTCGACCGTGTACGCCGCGACCGAACCGCCGGTCACCACCCTGTCGCTCAAGCCCCGCCACATCGGCACCGCCGTCGTCCAACTGCTCATCGACGCGATCGAGGGCGTCGAGCACGACCGGCCGATCGGCCACGTCATACCGACGGAGCTGATCGTCCGGATGTCGTCGCAGCGCAGGCCGCCGCGGACGACGGTGAACCCGCCGCGCCGACCGCGCCAGGAGTAG
- a CDS encoding cupin domain-containing protein, producing the protein MKAFRLDELEAERVANDGAYLQFLRERNMSVGLYALDAGQPDPQQPHKEDEVYLVVSGRGSITVGTETTQVGRGSVVYVPAGVPHRFHHITEDLRVLVVFSPPES; encoded by the coding sequence ATGAAGGCATTCCGACTGGACGAACTCGAAGCAGAGCGCGTCGCCAACGACGGCGCATACCTCCAGTTCCTGCGCGAGCGGAACATGTCCGTGGGGTTGTACGCGCTTGACGCCGGCCAACCGGACCCGCAGCAGCCGCACAAGGAGGACGAGGTCTACCTCGTCGTCAGCGGCCGCGGTTCGATCACGGTCGGGACGGAGACCACGCAGGTGGGGCGCGGCAGCGTCGTGTACGTCCCGGCGGGGGTACCGCACAGGTTCCACCACATCACCGAGGACCTGCGGGTCCTGGTGGTGTTCTCTCCGCCTGAGAGCTGA
- a CDS encoding DUF5326 family protein: MAVRGLLTRLPWWVKWVAAPVIAVAVFGSVIATVAYFVVSLLFKALALVALVGGLVYIVRKFRKTTPSSRDGW; the protein is encoded by the coding sequence ATGGCGGTAAGGGGACTTCTCACAAGGCTGCCGTGGTGGGTGAAGTGGGTGGCGGCACCCGTGATCGCCGTCGCCGTCTTCGGCAGCGTGATCGCGACCGTCGCCTACTTCGTGGTGAGCCTGCTGTTCAAAGCGCTGGCCTTGGTGGCCCTCGTCGGCGGACTGGTCTACATCGTACGAAAGTTCAGGAAAACGACGCCTTCCTCGCGGGACGGCTGGTGA